A window of the Brassica napus cultivar Da-Ae chromosome C5, Da-Ae, whole genome shotgun sequence genome harbors these coding sequences:
- the LOC106354981 gene encoding putative F-box protein At1g46984 — MWVWAAQLDIPRYDPINKQFKVLCMTVTNYRKQVNSKEHQVVTKGKGRLSLRKIICLLFPHYHERERDGICINGILYYIARSDKTCLIASFDVGSEEFRLINMPEGFNLTYISALVNFKGKLCDVVYSGSHGELWVLDDIQKEKWSKNSFDSPNTDFEEVKSTWATDTGEVVGKIHSMFSFTTWIASVSEELKLKELMIRYCWVKIVLYNI, encoded by the coding sequence ATGTGGGTGTGGGCCGCCCAACTTGACATCCCTAGGTATGATCCCATCAATAAACAGTTCAAGGTTCTGTGCATGACCGTGACAAACTACAGAAAACAAGTTAACTCCAAGGAGCATCAAGTTGTGACGAAAGGGAAGGGAAGACTATCCTTGAgaaagatcatatgtttgttGTTTCCGCATTATCATGAACGTGAGAGAGATGGGATATGCATCAACGGGATTTTGTATTACATAGCTCGGTCGGACAAGACTTGTTTGATAGCATCCTTTGATGTTGGGTCTGAAGAATTTAGACTAATAAATATGCCGGAGGGCTTTAACTTGACTTACATTTCGGCTTTGGTGAATTTCAAGGGAAAGCTATGTGATGTGGTGTATAGTGGTAGTCATGGTGAGTTATGGGTTCTAGACGATATCCAAAAAGAGAAATGGTCCAAGAATAGCTTTGATTCCCCAAATACAGATTTTGAGGAAGTAAAGTCAACATGGGCTACTGATACAGGTGAAGTCGTTGGAAAAATCCATTCCATGTTTTCTTTTACAACCTGGATAGCAAGTGTGTCAGAAGAGTTGAAATTAAAGGAATTGATGATAAGGTATTGCTGGGTAAAGATCGTGTTATACAACATTTAA
- the LOC111198376 gene encoding transmembrane emp24 domain-containing protein p24beta3: protein MERRQARSSKIHVFVLVGLILFSSIERISSLSVTVSDDECVQEYVLYEGDNVSGNFVVVDHDIFWGSDHPGLDFTVTSPAGNIVHTLKGTSGDKFEFKAPRSGMYKFCFHNPYSTPETVSFYIHVGHIPNEHDLAKDEHLDPVNVKIAELREALESVVSEQKYLKARDTRHRHTNESTRKRVIFYTVGEYIFLAAASGLQVLYIRKLFSKSVAYNRV, encoded by the exons ATGGAGAGAAGACAAGCGAGGAGCTCGAAGATCCATGTCTTTGTACTCGTCGGTCTGATACTGTTTAGCTCGATCGAGCGAATCTCATCGCTCTCAGTTACTGTTAGCGACGATGAATGCGTACAAGAGTATGTCCTTTACGAAGGAGATAACGTCTCCGGAAACTTCGTTGTCGTCGACCATGATATCTTCTGGGGATCTGATCATCCCGGTTTGGATTTCACG GTGACGTCACCTGCTGGGAACATAGTACATACGTTGAAGGGAACATCAGGAGATAAGTTTGAGTTCAAGGCACCAAGAAGTGGAATGTACAAGTTTTGTTTCCATAACCCTTACTCTACTCCTGAAACTGTCTCCTTCTACATTCACGTTGGTCATATCCCCAACGAGCATGACTTAGCTAAAGACG AACATTTGGACCCGGTGAATGTTAAAATAGCTGAGCTGAGAGAGGCTTTGGAGTCTGTTGTTTCTGAGCAAAAGTATTTGAAAGCACGTGATACCCGTCACCGTCATA CCAATGAGAGCACGAGAAAGCGAGTGATATTCTACACAGTAGGAGAGTACATATTCCTAGCAGCAGCAAGTGGTCTTCAGGTTCTCTACATCCGCAAGCTCTTCAGCAAGTCGGTTGCATACAACAgggtttga